CGCGTCACGCTCGGGCGAGAAGATCCCGCCAGCCTGGCCGCGTTCGTAGAAGGTCTCCCAGGACATGCCGCCCTGGGTGTAGACGGTGAACAATTGCGCGAAGTCGGCCGCCGACATGGTGCTGTCGAGCAGATCCTTGGGCGGCGTGACGACGATGTCGCTGTCATCGAGCCCCTTCATGCGCGCGGCTGCCTTCAAACCGCGCTCGAGCAAAGCGGCCGAGACCTGCGATATGCTCTGGAGGTTGGCGGTTTCGCTGGCGAACCGGAGACGCCTCGCCTCGCCGCTCTCCTGTGTGGACTTCTCCTGCTCGAACATGCGAGCGCCAGCCATCACGGCTGCTTCGACCTGCTTCTCGATGGCTGCTTCATGCGCCTCGATGCCCGAGCAGGTCGGCGACACGTATTTCAGGTCTGGGGTGACGGTATCGTTGCCCATCATCTGGTGAACGACGCCGGCGCCGACCGTCTTCGGCGCTTCGCCGTTGATCGCGACAAGGGTCTCCTGCCCGGACATGAAAAGCTGCCAGCGCCAGTCAGCGGAAAGCTGGTAGGCGTTAATGATGGCATTCGCGATGCCGATCAGCGGCGGCGTCTCGATCGCCGGGACCACATCACGGGCATTGCCGACATAGAACGGCACGAAATCGAGACGCTGACCGCCGAGGGCGGCGGGCTCGCTGACGCTGATCGTGTCCAGGCTTTCACCTTCGTAGACGGTCGACACGTAGAGCCCATCGACCAGTTCAAGGACGCGGAATTTGGGGTTGTCCTTCCATTCAAAGCCGGAGCGCTTCTTGCCGCTCTCGTCCATGACGAAGAAATCGCGGTCCCAATTGATGATGCTGTCTCCGGCATATCCGGCAAGGAAAGGCTCGCCGCCGTCAGCCGGTGCAGTCGTCAGCACGCCATAACGGCCGAGCCAGAGCAAATATCGTGTGATCCGGCGGTGGAAAGCCTCAAGGCTCATGCCCTCGCCGTCCGCATTCTCCCAGATCGACGACAGGCCGTCCGGGACGGTGATCTGCGTTTCCTTGGCGTGGATGATGCCGATCATGGCCGCGACAGACGGCGCCAGCAATTCCGGCACGATCGCGCGCAACTTGTAGGCCCTGTTATAGGCCTCCTCCCCGCCATCTGGCATAGACTTGAAGCCGGAAGGCATCGGCAGATAGCGAACGCCCTCGCGCTTGACCGCGCGCTGGCCCTGCATCGTATTCCGCATCAGGCACCAATCGGCGATCCGATCCGGGGTGATGTCCGGGTGCGTCGTCTTCACATCTTGCATCAGAAAAGCCCCTGGACCGCCGTTGTCGTGCTGCTTGGCTGACGTTTCGTCGTCAGTTCGGTGAACGCGCGAGAGGCCGCGTCGATCTGGTCTTTCCATTTCCCGGTCGGGAAGCTCTCTGCCTCAGTCAAAAACGCCTCATTCCATGCTCCCTGAATCAGGAAGACATTGCCGGCCTCGGCTTGCGCTGCGAGCGGAAGAGCACGGGTTTCCTTGTCACCCGTCTCCGGGCTGGCGTGGTAGTCATGCCCCACAAGGACGTGACGCAGTATATGCTGCGCTTGTGCTTTGCCCGCTTGTCCCGGGTCTTGCGGGATCGATCCGCGCACCTGGCCGTGCTCTGCCCTATCTTGATCGGCCGTGTTTCGCAGGAGCTTCTCGACCGCCATCGGCCCGACTTGTTCGCGCACCATGTTGGCGATGATGAATCGGCCATCCGGCGCCAGCGCCATCAAGCAGCCCGCTGTCGCTGCCGCTTCCTCGTCTTCCGTCGCCGCCAAGTCCCAACCGCGGACGAAACGGCATCCGGTCGGAAGCGCCTTCACCATGCCGAACCACGAACGCTTGAACAGGCCGCCGCCACGCGGGACCGGGCGCTGTTGCAACTGGCCGGCGGAGGCATAGCTTCCAAGCGTGCGCTCGAGCAGATCAACCTGCTCCTTCGGGAAGCGCTCCGGAAAGAGCAGTTCCCCGGCCTTCGTTCGCGGATCCGCGAAGTATGGCGTGACGCATCGCCGATCAGGCTCAAACCGCATCGGAAGCATGAGATGGATGTACGGTAGCCCCTTCGAGAGGATCAGCCCGGACGTGTCCCGCTCGTGTAGCCGCTGCATGATGACGACGATTGCGGATTCGTCGTTGTTTACGCGCGTTGGAAGCGCTTCAAGAAATGTCCGCTCCGCGGCGAGCAATTCGGCATCACTATTCGCATCATCGGCAGAGAGCGGGTCGTCGAGGATCACTCGATCGCCGCGAGAGCCGGTCATGCTCTGGAAAGCCATCGCCTCGCGAAAGCCCGTCCGATCGTTCTCGAATTTCGTCTTCGCGTTCTGGTCGGTGGTCAGGGCGATTGGCCAACGATCTTGATACCACTCCGACTGGATGAGCCGGCGGCATTTCAGGTTATCGCGGATCGCCAGATCCTGCTTGTGCGCCGTCGAGAGGAAGCGCTTTTCAGGCTGCCCGAGCGGTCCCCACTCCCACGCCGGCCAAATGACGCCGGTCAAGAGCGACTTCATCGTGCCAGGCGGTACGTTCATAAGGAGGAGTTTAATTTCCCCCCGGCTGACGGCTTCCAGGTGTGCGCAGATCGCGTCGAGCGCCCAGCCCCATTTCAACGGTGTTGCTGGCTCAAGGATATGCCACGCCCGTCTGGCGAACTCGGCGAGCGACCTCTTGCAGGCCCTCCGCTCAATCTCCCTTTCGATTTCTGTCAGCGGCGGCAGAGAGAGTTCGATACGCTTCAAGCTCTTCGTCCGTCATTGTGGCAAGATCGAAGGATGCCGGCTTCGGGCTCATGCTCCCATCGCTGCTCTTGTAGTCAAGCGAAGCGAGCTTCGGATGGACATAGGACGCAGCATCGCGAGCTGCATCCTGGGCCATTTGCCTAAACCCCGCTGTCTTCTTCACTTGAGCGAGTAGGAACTTGAACTGATCTTCCGGCGAGGCATCGGGGGCGACCTGCTCCGAGAACTGGTCAGCGGTCAGCCCTTCAAGCGTAGCCTCTGCATCGATCGCTACCTGCTGGAAGTGCCTCATGTTGTCGAGCATGACATCGAGCGGGCTCATGCCCGTCGCCAATGCTCGCTCAGCAACCTCTCTGGTACGCTTGGTGATGGCACCGGCAGGGCGGCCAGCGCCGTCACGTTTACCGCCTCGAGCCATTTGATTTCCTTTGATTAAATTCAACGTAAGAACGAGGCTGAGCGAATTGCAACACGAGCAGCGGCGCTAATCAATTCTCCGCAAGGTGTGGTGGACACCACCCTCAAACGCATTGCCGTGATCGCGACTTGCGCGCGCGATGAAGCGATCTTCAATTTCTACTAGACGGTGTAGTTACCAAGATGTAATTTACCTTATCCTAATCAAGGAGGCCGTCATGGATCGTTTCTACAGACCCTTTGAATTAGCACCCATTGCCATTGCAACAATTGCCGCTTTCGTGTGCGAGCCGCGCCAATCCTTCGCCCAAAGCGAAATGACGGCTCAGGTATGCGGCACGTCTGGGGCTTGCGCTCCTCTGGATCCTTTAACTGCCCTCGTCATTGTCGGAGTCAAAACCGTGATCGACGAATTAAACAAAGGCAAAGAGGGCTTCGGTCCGAACGGAGAATTAGTAAAGGCCGTCAATACCGTGCTGGGGGATCTTAAGAGAGGAGGACTTGGCCCAAATAACGACTTGGTAAAGGCATTTGAGACTGCGAAGTCCGATATAATTAACGGACCAGGTGAAAACAACGATATTGTTAAATTCTTCAAGGGTATAAATATAAAATTTTGACCTGTATTTATTGGAGGATAAAATGCGAAAAACAGTGATTGTTGCTGCTTTTGTTATATTATCTACTAACGCAAACGCTCAAGGTTTATTTGATTTTGCCGATCCGTGTAAAAAGGCCGAAGGCCAGTTCTCCGACGGCGTTGAGGCGGCTCGCGCCGGCGCCGACGCTTTGATCTACAAGTGGGATGCGCTGACATACCCCCCCGCAGAGATCGCGCCTCTCTACCGTGATGCACTAATTGATAGTTTGGCAAAGTCGTGGCTTCAAAGCGAAACCTCTAAGCCACTAATTGAGATGGCGAAAAAGAACGACCCACAGTTCGAGCCGCTCAAGTTCTTCAAGGAATCAATTTACCCTCAAGCGGTTCCGCTTGAGCAAGAGCGAGAGTACATCCGACTTTTGTTCAAAGCCGATTATGCAGCCAGCATTCGTCCACGCCTCCTTGAGCAACGAAGTAAGGTCGAAGAGGAAATTCAGCAAAAGAAGGGCGAGCTGGACGATTCCTGCAAGCCGACAGTGGTTGATCAACTGCTGCGTGCTACGATCGGAAATGTCGCGAGCGCGGTCGACGCCAACTTTAAAGCGGCGGAGAACGAAAGCGGAGAGGTCGCAAAATCGGTCAGAGCATTAACAGGTATCAGCCTGGGAGACATCCAAAAATATGGAATCGCTGGGGGGCCGAATAGCGAATTTAACAAAATTCTGGGTGGGCAAAACTCAGAACTCAGGAAGATCGTAGAGTTTTTGTCATTCAGTACTGGCGTCAATATTTTCAACGGCGGGGGATTTCCACAAGTAGTGATCCCCTTTGATCTCCCCAATATTCAACTAGACTTCCCGGATTTGCCACAATTCCCCCCAATTCAGGTTGACGTACCTAAGATAGAGCTACCGAAAGTCGACCTGCCCGAGATTAAGATTGAACCGCCGAAGATCGAACTTCCTCCGATACCCACAATCAAAATTGATTTGTTTTAGCAGGGCATTACAGGTCGAGGGCAGCGCGCACTATTCAGCGCGCTGCCAACAGACCGGCAAGCCCGTATAGCTCTGCCCTTGCCCGAGCCCACGTATCCATCATGCCGGCAGGCTGTCCCATCTCGGTTTGACCGATGACGGTGCGGCCCTTCTTCGCGTTGCTCACCGTGGTCCACAACATGCCAATCGACGCCGGA
The nucleotide sequence above comes from Ensifer sp. PDNC004. Encoded proteins:
- a CDS encoding DUF4055 domain-containing protein, which encodes MQDVKTTHPDITPDRIADWCLMRNTMQGQRAVKREGVRYLPMPSGFKSMPDGGEEAYNRAYKLRAIVPELLAPSVAAMIGIIHAKETQITVPDGLSSIWENADGEGMSLEAFHRRITRYLLWLGRYGVLTTAPADGGEPFLAGYAGDSIINWDRDFFVMDESGKKRSGFEWKDNPKFRVLELVDGLYVSTVYEGESLDTISVSEPAALGGQRLDFVPFYVGNARDVVPAIETPPLIGIANAIINAYQLSADWRWQLFMSGQETLVAINGEAPKTVGAGVVHQMMGNDTVTPDLKYVSPTCSGIEAHEAAIEKQVEAAVMAGARMFEQEKSTQESGEARRLRFASETANLQSISQVSAALLERGLKAAARMKGLDDSDIVVTPPKDLLDSTMSAADFAQLFTVYTQGGMSWETFYERGQAGGIFSPERDADEEFALIDPEGAEDERRAALV
- the terL gene encoding phage terminase large subunit, translated to MKRIELSLPPLTEIEREIERRACKRSLAEFARRAWHILEPATPLKWGWALDAICAHLEAVSRGEIKLLLMNVPPGTMKSLLTGVIWPAWEWGPLGQPEKRFLSTAHKQDLAIRDNLKCRRLIQSEWYQDRWPIALTTDQNAKTKFENDRTGFREAMAFQSMTGSRGDRVILDDPLSADDANSDAELLAAERTFLEALPTRVNNDESAIVVIMQRLHERDTSGLILSKGLPYIHLMLPMRFEPDRRCVTPYFADPRTKAGELLFPERFPKEQVDLLERTLGSYASAGQLQQRPVPRGGGLFKRSWFGMVKALPTGCRFVRGWDLAATEDEEAAATAGCLMALAPDGRFIIANMVREQVGPMAVEKLLRNTADQDRAEHGQVRGSIPQDPGQAGKAQAQHILRHVLVGHDYHASPETGDKETRALPLAAQAEAGNVFLIQGAWNEAFLTEAESFPTGKWKDQIDAASRAFTELTTKRQPSSTTTAVQGLF